One window from the genome of Moritella sp. F3 encodes:
- the mshL gene encoding pilus (MSHA type) biogenesis protein MshL: MKKLYLAIILGVFLTGCETTRSSLEPVVIKESIQAELDRADAEAQAWTVPDDVNAELLPAFDGNEGLNTPVVEQRMDISAKSVTARQFFGSLLKGTKYNLTVNPDVSGRVTVVLNDVTIAETMDAVADMYGYDIQRQGNTYRVNGAGVRTEIIPMNYLLMKRNGLSNSSISSGYLTDNGSSSSSSDDDSSSDSSSSSTSTGTEISTQTDTDYWAELENTLLGLTANQKDTQVIISPQAGLVTVHGYPKDIRKIKDFLAKAEQQLQRQVLLEVKIMEVTLSDGYKQGIDWNVNNSAVVPDSSFNFSVADITDIASSAGVLTLAGNDFSAAISLLKTQGDVNVLSSPRVTALNNQKAVIKVGSDEYFVTGYSTTTSTENDNIDQDIELTPFFSGIALDVTPQIDRDGGVLLHVHPSIIDVTDSSKTVAGIELPLAKSDVRETDTVVKAKSGEIIVIGGLMKTANEDLVAKVPFLGDIPWLGELFTNRSQSVQKTELIILIKPIVVDQNTWRLELERSAELLEQWYPTEKNNEQG, translated from the coding sequence ATGAAAAAGTTGTATCTTGCAATTATTTTAGGTGTGTTTTTAACGGGCTGCGAAACAACGCGTAGCTCACTTGAGCCTGTTGTGATCAAAGAATCAATTCAAGCTGAGCTTGATCGTGCAGATGCCGAGGCGCAAGCTTGGACGGTACCCGATGATGTGAATGCAGAATTGTTACCAGCATTTGATGGTAATGAGGGGCTGAATACCCCTGTTGTTGAACAGCGTATGGATATCTCTGCTAAGTCTGTCACAGCGCGTCAGTTCTTTGGTTCGTTATTGAAAGGCACTAAATATAACTTAACTGTTAATCCAGATGTATCTGGTCGTGTGACTGTTGTGCTTAATGATGTCACTATCGCAGAAACCATGGATGCGGTTGCAGATATGTATGGTTATGATATTCAGCGTCAAGGTAATACTTATCGCGTGAATGGTGCGGGTGTGCGCACTGAAATAATCCCGATGAACTATTTGTTGATGAAGCGTAATGGTTTATCAAATAGCTCAATTAGTTCTGGTTATTTGACTGATAATGGCTCTTCTAGTAGTTCTTCAGATGATGATAGTTCATCTGACTCATCGTCATCATCAACGAGTACTGGTACCGAGATATCGACGCAAACGGATACCGATTATTGGGCGGAATTAGAAAATACGTTATTAGGCCTAACGGCTAATCAAAAAGATACCCAAGTTATTATCAGCCCACAAGCGGGTCTAGTGACTGTGCACGGTTACCCGAAAGATATTCGTAAAATTAAAGACTTCCTTGCTAAAGCAGAGCAACAATTACAACGCCAGGTCTTGCTTGAAGTTAAAATAATGGAAGTAACATTAAGTGACGGTTATAAACAAGGTATTGATTGGAATGTAAATAATTCTGCCGTTGTACCTGATTCATCATTTAACTTTAGTGTTGCTGATATCACAGACATTGCGTCTAGTGCTGGGGTATTAACACTGGCAGGTAATGATTTTAGTGCTGCAATCAGTTTATTAAAAACTCAGGGTGATGTAAACGTCCTATCTAGCCCTCGCGTTACTGCACTAAATAATCAAAAAGCGGTGATTAAAGTCGGTAGCGATGAATATTTTGTCACCGGCTACAGTACAACGACATCAACAGAAAACGATAACATAGATCAAGACATTGAATTAACACCATTTTTCTCTGGTATCGCACTGGATGTAACACCGCAGATTGATCGTGATGGTGGGGTATTGTTACACGTTCATCCATCGATTATTGATGTAACTGACTCGAGTAAAACTGTTGCTGGTATTGAGTTGCCGCTGGCCAAAAGTGACGTGCGCGAAACAGATACAGTCGTTAAAGCTAAAAGTGGTGAGATTATTGTTATTGGCGGTTTAATGAAAACGGCGAATGAAGATCTCGTGGCGAAAGTCCCATTTTTAGGGGATATCCCTTGGTTAGGAGAACTCTTTACCAATCGCTCACAGTCAGTACAGAAAACAGAATTAATTATTTTAATTAAACCTAT
- the ssb gene encoding single-stranded DNA-binding protein, whose protein sequence is MASRGVNKVIILGNLGNDPEIRSFPNGGAVANLTIATSESWRDKQTGEQREKTEWHRVAVFGKLAEIAGEYLRKGSQVYIEGALQTRKWQDQNGQDRYTTEVVVQGFNGVMQMIGARQGGQQQQQGGGSSYNQQPQQQNQNAGWGQPQQPAAAPQQQQGGYNQQPQQQAPQQQSYAPQQQAPAAAPQAPQQGFNEPSADFDDDIPF, encoded by the coding sequence GTAATTTAGGTAATGATCCTGAAATCCGCTCATTCCCAAATGGTGGCGCGGTTGCCAATCTAACGATTGCGACAAGTGAATCGTGGCGTGACAAGCAAACTGGCGAACAGCGTGAAAAAACTGAATGGCACCGTGTTGCTGTATTCGGTAAACTAGCAGAAATTGCTGGTGAATATTTACGTAAAGGTTCACAGGTATATATTGAAGGCGCATTACAAACACGTAAATGGCAAGATCAAAATGGCCAGGACCGTTACACTACAGAAGTTGTAGTACAAGGTTTCAATGGTGTAATGCAGATGATTGGTGCCCGTCAAGGCGGTCAACAACAGCAGCAAGGTGGTGGTTCTTCTTACAACCAGCAACCACAACAGCAAAACCAAAATGCAGGTTGGGGTCAACCACAACAGCCAGCAGCTGCACCGCAGCAACAGCAAGGTGGCTATAATCAACAGCCACAGCAACAGGCTCCACAGCAACAAAGCTATGCTCCACAACAGCAAGCACCTGCAGCAGCGCCTCAAGCACCACAGCAAGGTTTTAACGAACCATCTGCTGACTTTGATGATGACATTCCGTTCTAG
- a CDS encoding EAL domain-containing protein: protein MKFTNKLIGFIIFCVVSSVGVVLLGGAVSLRELAIETQKQNISRLIDVMDEQLAMEDSEPRFAFWLPELLRAHSVLQLTVEKEGLVSYYFDANTPDTDAVASFLKEYHFKLRANNDFTAKVVMLSPYYAMEYPPVLLTGVGTGLVIALFGLVIAIRLLRKGMYGAELLSMRSYKIMNGDHLKVAVGTDSEWPKATSRAFDKLIADLEDTKQERSRFDSYMRTNAFVDASTGIGNRDSFLNQLEAMLSDPGVIAGTVIKIELYELSQLNYNHGVASVDEMVKSVSELLSKFVDRFTDSVLARYRGDQFIVLLPRITGPESEIVMKQLYKLLTRVGLSTPVDCDELFYTGVAIYHYGEDAEEVLESVDQALKIAVLQGCSGWFLYEQEELSPVHSKGTVRWRALFDKTFNNNGFYYEQQSVLSMADKQLLGHEISPRLKDENNEWVHAGVFLPMAEKCGVLKRIDRLTVEHAISTLEQGEAIACGINLDIQSYLDKRFMRAVYLDIIRLPAALRGLIHFEIHEYQINRNLAMLLDPVKNLKALGCRIAVDMVGQDVVDSSYIKKLGVDVIKIHPSLVRDLHKRQINQVAIRSILGGTVNLVTTVVAVGVESKSEWDSLKKLGVYGAQGYFCNQVSVLAES, encoded by the coding sequence ATGAAATTTACCAATAAACTGATTGGTTTTATTATTTTTTGTGTGGTGTCATCGGTTGGCGTTGTATTACTTGGCGGTGCGGTGAGTTTACGTGAATTGGCAATTGAAACTCAAAAACAAAATATTTCCCGTCTGATTGATGTGATGGATGAGCAACTTGCAATGGAAGATAGCGAGCCTCGTTTTGCATTCTGGCTGCCAGAGTTATTACGTGCACATTCGGTATTACAATTAACGGTTGAAAAAGAGGGGCTCGTTAGTTATTACTTTGATGCTAACACGCCTGATACCGACGCCGTTGCCTCTTTTCTTAAAGAGTATCATTTTAAATTACGCGCTAATAATGACTTTACTGCAAAGGTGGTGATGTTGTCGCCGTATTATGCGATGGAATACCCGCCGGTATTATTAACTGGTGTTGGTACTGGGTTAGTGATTGCGTTGTTTGGGTTAGTGATTGCAATTAGGTTGCTAAGAAAAGGCATGTATGGCGCCGAATTACTGTCAATGCGCAGTTATAAAATCATGAATGGTGACCACCTTAAAGTGGCTGTCGGTACAGATTCAGAATGGCCTAAAGCAACAAGTCGTGCATTCGATAAATTAATCGCTGATCTGGAAGATACGAAACAAGAACGTAGTCGTTTTGATTCTTACATGCGTACTAATGCGTTTGTGGATGCGTCTACGGGGATTGGTAATCGAGACTCTTTTTTAAATCAACTAGAGGCGATGTTATCCGATCCAGGTGTTATCGCTGGTACGGTTATTAAAATAGAACTCTATGAATTATCACAACTAAATTATAACCATGGCGTAGCAAGTGTTGACGAGATGGTAAAATCAGTCAGTGAACTGTTAAGTAAATTTGTAGATCGTTTTACAGATTCAGTACTCGCGCGTTATCGGGGTGATCAATTCATTGTTTTATTACCTCGGATCACTGGTCCTGAGTCTGAGATTGTGATGAAGCAGTTGTATAAGTTACTCACGCGAGTTGGTTTATCAACCCCCGTGGATTGTGATGAATTATTTTATACCGGCGTGGCTATTTACCACTACGGCGAAGATGCTGAAGAGGTACTAGAAAGTGTCGATCAAGCATTAAAAATTGCGGTGTTACAAGGTTGCTCTGGCTGGTTCTTGTATGAGCAAGAAGAGCTTTCCCCTGTACATTCGAAGGGGACCGTGAGATGGCGAGCACTATTTGATAAAACCTTTAATAACAATGGTTTTTATTATGAACAGCAATCTGTTTTAAGCATGGCAGATAAACAGTTACTTGGGCATGAAATATCCCCAAGACTAAAAGATGAAAATAACGAGTGGGTGCATGCCGGCGTATTTTTGCCGATGGCAGAGAAATGCGGTGTATTAAAACGTATTGACCGACTGACGGTTGAACATGCGATTTCGACTTTAGAGCAGGGTGAGGCAATTGCTTGTGGCATCAACTTAGACATTCAAAGTTATTTAGATAAGCGGTTTATGCGTGCGGTGTATTTAGATATAATTCGCTTGCCTGCTGCGCTACGCGGACTTATCCATTTTGAGATCCATGAATATCAAATAAATCGTAATTTAGCTATGTTATTAGATCCAGTTAAAAACCTCAAAGCGCTCGGTTGCCGCATCGCTGTGGATATGGTTGGTCAGGACGTTGTGGATTCCTCCTATATCAAGAAATTAGGTGTTGATGTTATTAAGATCCATCCTAGTTTGGTGCGAGATTTACATAAACGCCAAATTAATCAAGTGGCTATTCGCAGCATCCTCGGTGGTACCGTTAACTTAGTGACGACAGTGGTTGCTGTCGGTGTTGAGTCTAAAAGTGAGTGGGACAGTCTCAAAAAACTTGGTGTTTATGGCGCTCAAGGTTATTTTTGTAATCAAGTCAGTGTATTGGCTGAGTCTTAA
- a CDS encoding biogenesis protein MshI, protein MRIPWLKNRNTQAKLGVFIAKQRVDICALSAGNEAISVLDSVALSDMSALVKTLDEMVTKHHLQAASCHVVLSNQVYQLLQIDKPNVPDNEIASSLPFIAKEFINEAIDTVVFDYFSVPNQNKINLVYCPKSVVELIVTAMQQAKLELVSIGIEELATANLFNTRAGDEQKTTQMLIAQQDYQEINLTIIYDNQLYFSRRLRGFSRLRDLQENQLDSPLLDNFSLEIQRSADFVVSQLKLPEVKAINLALPSAILEPLITRIQLNFTTPVTPLTHAIITDNVDIGFLPAIGGALEKL, encoded by the coding sequence ATGCGTATACCCTGGTTAAAAAATCGTAATACACAAGCTAAACTGGGTGTTTTTATCGCTAAACAGCGGGTTGACATTTGTGCTTTGTCAGCGGGTAATGAAGCTATTTCAGTACTTGATTCTGTTGCGCTGTCTGATATGTCAGCACTGGTTAAAACGTTAGATGAAATGGTTACAAAGCATCATTTACAGGCAGCTAGTTGCCATGTGGTGCTGTCAAATCAGGTGTATCAGTTACTCCAAATAGACAAGCCAAACGTACCTGATAATGAAATTGCGAGCTCATTGCCTTTCATTGCTAAAGAATTTATTAATGAAGCGATCGATACGGTCGTGTTTGATTATTTTTCGGTACCTAATCAAAATAAAATCAATTTAGTTTATTGTCCAAAAAGCGTGGTTGAATTAATCGTCACGGCCATGCAGCAAGCAAAATTGGAATTGGTCAGCATAGGTATTGAGGAGTTAGCAACTGCAAACCTATTTAACACCCGTGCTGGTGATGAGCAAAAAACGACTCAAATGTTAATTGCTCAGCAAGATTACCAAGAAATCAATTTAACGATTATTTATGATAATCAGCTGTATTTCTCACGTCGCTTGCGTGGCTTTTCTCGATTACGTGATTTACAAGAAAATCAACTTGATAGTCCGTTATTAGATAATTTTAGCTTGGAAATTCAGCGCTCAGCTGACTTTGTTGTTAGCCAGTTAAAACTACCGGAAGTAAAAGCAATCAACTTAGCCTTGCCGAGTGCTATTTTAGAACCGCTCATCACCCGTATACAACTTAACTTTACTACTCCAGTGACGCCGTTAACGCATGCGATTATTACTGATAATGTGGATATTGGATTTTTACCTGCCATTGGCGGCGCTTTGGAAAAACTGTAA
- a CDS encoding MSHA biogenesis protein MshK encodes MVKLLLPIFILMSSTFALAGQGVINGNVLDDPTGPWGAADPIARSETKAKVHIPRLQAIFVRDNSHVAIMNDKEVTAGSWVSGFQIRRITDDFVYFIRNDKEFRLSLFGSKIKH; translated from the coding sequence GTGGTTAAATTATTACTGCCGATTTTCATCCTGATGAGTTCAACTTTTGCGTTAGCCGGTCAAGGTGTTATTAATGGTAATGTGTTAGACGATCCCACTGGTCCTTGGGGGGCTGCAGACCCCATTGCCCGCAGTGAAACTAAAGCAAAGGTGCATATACCGCGCTTACAGGCTATTTTTGTGCGAGATAATAGCCATGTTGCCATCATGAATGATAAAGAAGTCACCGCCGGTAGCTGGGTTTCTGGTTTCCAGATCCGCCGTATTACTGATGACTTTGTGTATTTCATCCGTAACGATAAAGAATTTAGATTGTCATTATTTGGCAGTAAAATTAAACATTAA
- a CDS encoding glucose-6-phosphate isomerase, with the protein MMKQHWLTLNEKFNQLSMRERVLLVGALASAIVYVIFSFVLEPNYARDKQLTTQLSSLTQQQRQYDFTITELKQVLTTDPNKVIKLRIARAENELKEANGKLADLTADLINSNQMALVLGDVLSRAKKVKLLGIESLPVTTITGNSNKKSENEQSQPKPKMANASGQEVNSAELIKSDAISSNINSVLESSGSEVLLYRHGLRITMTGAFFDIQAYLDSIEQLPKKFYWEVFDYQMQEYPTAEVVMEIYTLSINKEFIRG; encoded by the coding sequence ATGATGAAGCAACATTGGCTCACCCTGAATGAAAAATTTAATCAGTTATCAATGCGTGAGCGTGTGCTACTGGTTGGCGCGTTAGCGAGTGCGATTGTTTATGTGATTTTTAGCTTTGTACTTGAGCCGAACTATGCACGTGACAAGCAGTTAACGACTCAATTGTCGTCGTTAACACAGCAGCAGCGACAATATGATTTTACCATTACCGAATTAAAGCAAGTCTTAACGACAGATCCGAATAAGGTGATCAAGTTACGTATTGCTCGCGCTGAAAATGAACTCAAGGAAGCCAATGGTAAATTAGCAGATCTGACCGCAGACTTAATTAATTCCAACCAGATGGCATTGGTATTAGGTGATGTGTTAAGTCGAGCGAAAAAAGTGAAATTGCTTGGTATCGAGTCATTACCAGTGACAACTATCACGGGTAATAGCAACAAAAAATCAGAAAATGAGCAAAGCCAACCTAAGCCAAAAATGGCGAATGCCAGTGGCCAAGAGGTTAACTCTGCTGAGTTGATTAAATCGGACGCTATTTCGAGTAATATTAATAGCGTTTTAGAGTCGAGCGGCTCAGAAGTGTTGCTTTATCGCCATGGTTTACGTATTACCATGACAGGTGCGTTCTTTGATATTCAAGCCTACCTGGACTCTATTGAGCAATTGCCCAAAAAATTCTACTGGGAAGTATTTGACTATCAAATGCAAGAATATCCAACCGCTGAAGTGGTGATGGAAATCTATACCTTGAGTATTAATAAGGAGTTTATTCGTGGTTAA
- a CDS encoding MSHA biogenesis protein MshI: MKTRVNLYTQAFRPKKERFTLAQGLVIIVSAILLMLTLTVLSENDITASVAKVSNVKQQVAALESEVDVLSDKVARHVQNPALSQQLELLKTRLKYRDELLVQLSQLAEVQSSGFAILMSDLARQRDKDIRLNQIRLAGSSMTLQGIARNHDAIPRWIGKFSAGKSLQGREFSQLNISRNEDDIIAFTLTNSPITEANK; the protein is encoded by the coding sequence ATGAAGACTCGCGTAAATTTATATACTCAGGCGTTTAGGCCAAAGAAAGAGCGTTTTACGTTAGCACAGGGGCTAGTGATTATTGTTAGCGCCATCTTATTGATGCTGACGCTTACGGTATTATCTGAAAATGATATTACCGCGTCAGTGGCAAAGGTTAGCAACGTAAAACAGCAGGTAGCGGCATTGGAAAGTGAAGTTGATGTACTCTCTGACAAAGTGGCTCGTCATGTGCAAAATCCAGCGTTATCTCAACAGCTCGAACTCTTAAAAACACGCTTGAAATACCGTGATGAGTTATTGGTGCAATTATCACAATTGGCTGAAGTTCAAAGCAGTGGTTTTGCTATCTTAATGTCAGACTTGGCGCGACAACGTGATAAAGACATTCGCTTAAATCAAATTCGTTTAGCGGGCAGCAGCATGACCTTGCAAGGTATTGCGCGTAATCATGATGCGATCCCTCGTTGGATTGGTAAATTCTCGGCGGGTAAATCATTGCAAGGGCGTGAGTTTAGCCAGCTTAATATTAGCCGTAATGAAGATGATATTATCGCATTTACCTTAACTAATTCGCCTATTACGGAGGCCAATAAATGA